In Paenibacillus sp. FSL R7-0345, a single window of DNA contains:
- a CDS encoding carbonic anhydrase codes for MTHVSEILDFNKKFVEEKEYESYLTSRFPDKKMLVITCMDTRLVELLPKAMNFKNGDVKIIKNAGAVISQPFGSVMRSVMVALYELDAEEVIVVGHYECGMASLNADKMINSIKERGISEEVLSTLENSGIKLTKWLRGFDNVKDGVIQTVELIKRHPLLPPNVPVHGMVIDPATGALELVSEGYVENKATL; via the coding sequence ATGACACACGTATCGGAAATTTTGGATTTTAACAAGAAGTTTGTTGAGGAAAAAGAATACGAGTCCTATCTGACCAGCCGTTTCCCGGATAAAAAAATGCTGGTTATCACCTGTATGGATACGCGCCTGGTAGAGCTTTTGCCGAAAGCGATGAATTTCAAAAACGGTGATGTCAAAATCATTAAAAACGCCGGTGCCGTCATCTCCCAGCCGTTCGGTTCGGTTATGCGCAGTGTTATGGTTGCGCTATATGAGCTCGATGCGGAAGAAGTCATTGTCGTCGGCCACTATGAATGCGGTATGGCTTCCCTGAACGCTGACAAGATGATCAACTCGATTAAAGAGCGCGGCATATCTGAAGAAGTGCTGTCGACACTTGAGAATTCGGGAATCAAGCTGACCAAATGGCTGCGCGGGTTTGACAATGTGAAGGACGGGGTAATTCAGACTGTGGAGCTTATTAAGCGCCATCCCTTACTCCCCCCAAACGTACCTGTTCACGGCATGGTCATCGATCCGGCTACCGGAGCGCTTGAGCTTGTCTCGGAAGGTTACGTGGAGAACAAGGCAACTCTCTGA
- a CDS encoding YxcD family protein yields the protein MSMTVLSMDEIINAICMHMAERKGVRVQDVQVELSWDEDTGYTAEVWIQGRSQYLVESNMIEAILRYLHSEYGIRAYRENVRLDLDEEITAIVSM from the coding sequence ATGTCAATGACCGTTCTCAGTATGGACGAAATTATTAACGCCATCTGCATGCATATGGCTGAACGTAAAGGCGTGCGTGTCCAGGATGTCCAGGTCGAGCTAAGCTGGGATGAAGATACCGGCTACACCGCAGAGGTCTGGATTCAGGGACGCAGCCAATACCTGGTGGAATCCAACATGATTGAAGCCATTCTACGCTATCTGCACAGCGAGTACGGCATCCGTGCTTACCGCGAGAACGTACGGCTGGATCTGGATGAAGAAATTACCGCAATTGTGAGTATGTAA